The following proteins are encoded in a genomic region of Xenopus laevis strain J_2021 chromosome 3L, Xenopus_laevis_v10.1, whole genome shotgun sequence:
- the LOC108711259 gene encoding protein ADM2 produces MRSYITMSLSYISLLCVQHLPGSAPLPSAHLLLLPAPREPPDREKQQKEGPLLELSLFTPSLAETKLDLRTLRRKKRRIRRSHGPRLMRVGCSLGTCQVQILNHRLWQLMGQSGKEDSPIQLSNPHSYG; encoded by the exons ATGAGGTCTTATATTACAATGTCACTAAGTTATATCAGCCTCTTGTGTGTTCAGCATCTGCCTGGCTCTGCGCCTCTGCCCTCGGCTCACCTGCTTCTGCTTCCTGCACCCAG GGAGCCCCCTGACAGGGAAAAACAGCAAAAGGAAGGGCCCCTACTAGAGTTGTCACTCTTCACTCCATCTTTAGCTGAGACAAAGCTTGATCTTAGGACcctgagaagaaagaagaggcgTATTCGGCGTTCTCATGGACCTCGTCTTATGCGTGTGGGCTGTTCCCTGGGGACTTGCCAGGTACAGATCCTTAATCATCGACTTTGGCAGTTGATGGGACAATCAGGAAAAGAGGATTCGCCAATTCAACTCAGCAACCCACACAGTTACGGCTAA